A portion of the Magnolia sinica isolate HGM2019 chromosome 17, MsV1, whole genome shotgun sequence genome contains these proteins:
- the LOC131230637 gene encoding UPF0481 protein At3g47200-like yields the protein MDRMDKTHTSRWAALLGSAGAVRNPRRRNPETLKIRCEAMREVHRQQGKKKTVHQESYHSLPIRDTMAASFMDDTYEIEVEANTSTNASPRRRILPPGRQALANSMMKSINASVSKLRHEDPPTIYIVPRKIRQIKNDAYEPDIVSIGPYHHGKKNLQRMEEHKWRYLHSILSRNPNHRLEDYLEAIEELEDKARSCYSDNVGPQMGNEFVKMMVLDGCFIVELFLKLKEEKEDPIFSTIWMLSLIGYDMLLLENQIPFFVLQRIFKMACTVDELFLYSLPELALDFFKDFLYRNKEIPIMDSYHHLLHLLQTHVIPTGESYLPCNHKVESIPNKWRNPVKYLRSKGVKLKKKEKWSSILDVEFKNGVLEIPPLQIDGSTNTLFRNLVAFEQCYSEATICFTTYVSFMDCIINTSKDVALLYRNGIMDNMLGSDQEVAHLFNQLCIGTFDYPINYLSGLYCDVQKHCNTKWNLQWASLRRNYFTNPWASLSSIAAVILILVTIAQTFYTVYTYHRPSS from the exons atggacagaatggataaaacccatacatcacggtgggccgcactgCTGGGATCGGCAGGTGCAGTACGGAATCCGCGTCGAAGGAACCCCGAGACCCTTAAAATCAGATGTGAAGCCATGAGAGAAGTCCACCGGcagcaagggaaaaaaaaaacagtgcaTCAGGAATCGTATCATTCACTACCGATACGAGATACAATGGCCGCATCATTCATGGACGATACGTATGAAATAGAAGTGGAAGCGAACACGTCAACCAACGCCTCCCCAAGACGGAGAATCCTACCCCCAGGTAGGCAAGCACTCGCCAATTCCATGATGAAATCGATCAACGCATCCGTTTCCAAGCTCAGACATGAAGATCCGCCCACAATCTACATAGTCCCACGAAAAATCCGTCAAATAAAGAACGATGCATACGAGCCTGATATCGTATCGATCGGACCATACCATCACGGCAAGAAGAACCTACAAAGAATGGAAGAACACAAATGGCGGTACCTACATTCAATCCTCTCCCGCAATCCCAACCATCGGTTGGAAGACTACCTCGAGGCTATCGAGGAATTAGAGGATAAAGCACGAAGTTGCTACTCTGACAATGTGGGCCCGCAGATGGGCAACgagtttgtgaaaatgatggTGCTTGATGGTTGCTTCATTGTCGAGCTCTTTCTCAAgctgaaagaagaaaaggaagaccCGATATTTAGTACGATTTGGATGCTGTCTCTTATCGGGTATGATATGCTCTTACTCGAAAATCAAATTCCTTTCTTCGTTCTACAGCGTATTTTCAAAATGGCTTGTACGGTGGACGAACTGTTCCTTTATTCACTTCCTGAGCTTGCCCTTGATTTCTTCAAAGACTTCTTGTATAGGAATAAGGAAATCCCTATCATGGATTCCTACCATCATCTGCTTCATTTGTTACAGACGCATGTGATACCTACCGGGGAGTCCTACCTTCCGTGCAATCATAAAGTAGAATCCATCCCCAACAAGTGGAGGAATCCAGTCAAGTACTTGCGCTCGAAAG GGGTGAAgttgaagaagaaagagaagtggAGTAGCATCTTGGATGTGGAATTTAAAAACGGGGTGTTGGAAATCCCGCCCTTACAAATAGATGGTTCCACCAATACTCTTTTTCGAAACCTTGTAGCGTTTGAACAATGCTATTCAGAGGCTACAATCTGCTTCACGACTTACGTTTCCTTCATGGATTGTATTATCAACACGTCCAAGGATGTGGCGTTGCTTTATCGGAATGGGATCATGGATAATATGTTGGGAAGCGATCAGgaggtggcccacctattcaACCAGCTCTGCATTGGGACATTCGATTACCCGATTAATTACCTATCGGGTCTATATTGTGATGTGCAAAAACATTGCAACACCAAATGGAACTTGCAGTGGGCGAGCTTGAGGCGCAATTATTTCACCAATCCGTGGGCCAGCCTTTCTTCAATAGCGGCCGTGATCCTCATCCTGGTCACTATCGCCCAAACGTTCTACACCGTCTATACCTATCACCGACCTTCGTCCTAG